One halophilic archaeon DL31 genomic region harbors:
- a CDS encoding MaoC domain protein dehydratase (PFAM: MaoC-like dehydratase~KEGG: hje:HacjB3_13725 enoyl-CoA hydratase II 4), with the protein MTDDNDDSKRRLVPGWEGRYYEDFSVGDVYKHPYGRTVTETDNVWFTNVTMNLNPMHFNEAYAAETEFGERLVDGTFVIALAVGMSVIDVSANATANLGYDDVRHHGPVFHGDTLFAESEVLDKRESDSRDHVGIVTTELRTYNQDDELVLSLERTPMVLKREHAEPTPARPTGWPDGVGTQPTDLE; encoded by the coding sequence ATGACAGATGACAACGACGATTCCAAGAGACGGTTAGTCCCAGGCTGGGAGGGCCGCTACTACGAGGACTTCTCGGTCGGTGACGTATACAAACACCCCTACGGCCGGACCGTGACCGAAACTGACAACGTCTGGTTCACGAACGTTACGATGAATCTGAACCCGATGCACTTCAACGAGGCGTACGCTGCCGAGACGGAGTTCGGCGAACGCCTCGTTGACGGGACCTTCGTCATCGCGCTGGCAGTGGGGATGAGCGTAATCGACGTCTCGGCCAACGCCACCGCCAATCTCGGCTACGACGACGTGCGCCACCACGGCCCAGTGTTCCACGGCGACACCTTGTTCGCCGAAAGCGAGGTACTCGACAAGCGCGAGAGCGACTCCCGGGACCACGTCGGCATCGTCACGACCGAACTCCGGACGTACAACCAGGACGACGAACTCGTTCTCTCGCTGGAGCGAACGCCGATGGTGTTGAAACGGGAACACGCGGAGCCGACTCCGGCGAGACCGACTGGCTGGCCCGACGGCGTCGGGACCCAACCGACTGATCTCGAATGA
- a CDS encoding Isovaleryl-CoA dehydrogenase (KEGG: hje:HacjB3_11625 acyl-CoA dehydrogenase domain protein~PFAM: Acyl-CoA oxidase/dehydrogenase, type 1; Acyl-CoA dehydrogenase, N-terminal; Acyl-CoA oxidase/dehydrogenase, central region): MLPRDTVRLSDQQQLVRDSIRDLCDDFDANYWRSKDEIGEYPAEFVDELADHGWFGVLIPEKYGGAGMTTEETVVMMEEIAASGGGFSAAQSIHGGIYNSVPLVKYGSESLKQDLLPEIARGEVSIQAFGLTEPNAGSDSTAIETHAEIDGDEYVISGQKLWISRVDESDYIVLMARTTPRDEVDKRTRGISMFLVDLENAYDQDALKIERIDKTASNFVHSYEMWFEDLRIPADAVIGDVDNGFYQMLDGLNEERLVIAAECVGLGEAAIEAGVEYANDREVFGRPIGKNQAVQHPLAEAYARVQAAKQMVYSAANAIEDGDHDAQAIGARANMSKFLAADAAFEAADAAVQTHGGFGVAREYDVERYFREARLTRLVPITQQLVLNFIGENVLDLPRSY; this comes from the coding sequence ATGCTACCAAGAGACACGGTTCGGCTATCCGACCAGCAACAGTTAGTCCGGGACTCTATACGCGATCTCTGCGACGACTTCGACGCCAATTACTGGCGGTCGAAGGACGAAATCGGAGAGTACCCCGCTGAGTTCGTCGACGAGCTTGCCGACCACGGCTGGTTCGGGGTGCTCATCCCCGAGAAGTACGGCGGAGCTGGGATGACGACCGAAGAGACAGTCGTCATGATGGAAGAGATCGCGGCAAGCGGCGGCGGATTCAGTGCGGCTCAGTCAATCCACGGAGGGATATACAACTCCGTCCCGCTGGTGAAGTACGGCAGCGAATCGCTCAAGCAGGACCTGCTCCCGGAAATAGCTCGTGGGGAAGTGTCGATCCAGGCGTTTGGCCTGACCGAGCCCAACGCAGGATCAGATTCAACCGCTATCGAGACGCACGCCGAGATCGACGGCGACGAATACGTCATCTCCGGCCAGAAGCTCTGGATCTCGCGGGTCGACGAAAGCGATTACATCGTGTTGATGGCGCGGACAACACCGCGCGATGAGGTCGACAAACGGACCCGCGGTATCTCGATGTTCCTCGTGGATCTGGAAAACGCCTACGATCAGGATGCGCTCAAAATTGAGCGCATCGACAAGACCGCGAGCAACTTTGTCCACTCCTACGAGATGTGGTTCGAAGACCTCCGTATCCCGGCGGATGCAGTCATCGGAGATGTCGACAACGGATTCTACCAGATGCTCGATGGACTCAACGAGGAACGACTCGTCATCGCGGCCGAATGTGTCGGGCTCGGCGAAGCTGCAATCGAGGCAGGGGTCGAATACGCCAACGACCGAGAGGTGTTCGGCCGCCCAATAGGGAAGAACCAAGCGGTCCAGCATCCACTTGCAGAGGCATACGCGCGTGTCCAGGCGGCTAAACAGATGGTGTACAGTGCAGCGAACGCCATCGAAGACGGCGACCACGACGCGCAAGCCATCGGGGCGCGCGCGAACATGTCGAAGTTCCTCGCAGCCGACGCCGCCTTCGAAGCCGCCGACGCCGCGGTCCAGACCCATGGTGGGTTCGGCGTCGCCAGGGAGTACGACGTTGAGAGGTACTTCCGCGAGGCCCGCCTGACCCGACTCGTCCCGATCACTCAGCAGCTCGTCTTAAACTTCATCGGAGAGAACGTCCTTGATCTGCCACGCTCGTACTGA
- a CDS encoding transcriptional regulator, IclR family (KEGG: hbo:Hbor_35420 transcriptional regulator~PFAM: Transcriptional regulator IclR, C-terminal; Transcriptional regulator IclR, N-terminal~SMART: Transcriptional regulator IclR, N-terminal), with amino-acid sequence MSDVQAPSDDMVKAAETLFDIVESLEREDGKTVTAIADDLGYAKSTVHRHLTTLTERGYVVKEANQYHVGLRFLALGERARNRDDAYQLAREKVEELATDTKERAQFIVEEHGDAVYIHRALGDHAVRTDPGIGKRIPLHATSAGKAILANLPEDRLFDIIEQTEFSAMTDSTITSVDRLLEELEDIQERGYSFNRQENIEGLHAIGVPITNGQGEILGALSVSGPSHRLKGDWFEEELPDLLLGAANELELNIAYS; translated from the coding sequence ATGTCTGACGTTCAGGCTCCGAGCGACGACATGGTCAAGGCCGCCGAGACGCTGTTCGACATCGTCGAATCCCTAGAACGCGAGGACGGGAAGACCGTGACGGCCATCGCGGACGATCTGGGGTACGCGAAGAGCACGGTCCACCGCCACCTCACGACTCTCACCGAGCGCGGGTACGTCGTCAAGGAGGCCAATCAGTACCACGTTGGCCTTCGATTCCTCGCACTTGGCGAACGTGCGCGAAATAGAGACGATGCGTACCAGCTCGCCCGCGAAAAAGTCGAGGAACTCGCCACCGACACCAAAGAACGTGCGCAGTTCATCGTCGAGGAGCACGGCGACGCCGTGTACATCCATCGGGCGCTCGGCGACCACGCCGTTCGGACCGACCCCGGGATCGGCAAGCGCATCCCGTTACACGCTACTTCCGCTGGGAAGGCGATCCTCGCTAACCTGCCAGAGGATCGACTGTTCGATATTATCGAACAAACTGAGTTCTCTGCGATGACCGACTCCACTATCACGAGCGTGGACCGTCTTCTAGAGGAACTCGAAGACATACAGGAACGGGGGTACTCGTTCAACCGCCAGGAGAACATCGAAGGGCTGCATGCAATCGGTGTTCCCATCACCAACGGTCAGGGAGAGATACTCGGAGCACTCAGCGTTTCCGGTCCCAGCCACCGCTTGAAGGGCGACTGGTTCGAGGAGGAACTCCCGGATCTACTCCTCGGAGCGGCCAACGAACTCGAACTCAACATCGCCTACTCATAA
- a CDS encoding hypothetical protein (KEGG: hvo:HVO_B0117 hypothetical protein), with protein MANLKIPRVAAKWGLTDACEELAVSWTTDDSASLRSLATRFNRQVLQSAMKATGMDILDGEVENTYRLLTEESVGSGVRTEARRKLEARGIDIAELESDFVSYQAVRSYLRNHPDVAYERDDDDDGDRVETVDENVSRLRSRTVTVIEEKLSQLDRADQIDIGDFQVLLDIRIFCEDCGTQFSVDELLSREGCDCTRAEPPHEQAKRE; from the coding sequence ATGGCCAATCTCAAAATACCGCGCGTCGCGGCCAAGTGGGGGCTCACCGATGCCTGCGAGGAGTTGGCCGTATCGTGGACTACGGACGACTCGGCGAGCCTCCGGTCACTGGCGACACGGTTCAATCGGCAGGTACTCCAATCCGCGATGAAAGCTACGGGGATGGATATCCTCGACGGTGAAGTGGAGAACACGTACCGATTGCTGACTGAGGAGAGCGTGGGCAGCGGTGTTCGGACAGAAGCACGGCGGAAATTGGAGGCCCGCGGCATCGATATCGCGGAGCTCGAGTCCGACTTCGTCAGCTATCAAGCAGTCCGGAGCTACCTTCGCAATCACCCTGACGTTGCGTACGAACGAGACGACGACGACGACGGAGATCGCGTCGAGACGGTCGACGAGAACGTGAGCAGGCTCCGGAGCCGAACCGTCACCGTTATCGAGGAGAAGCTGTCCCAGTTGGATCGGGCGGATCAAATCGATATCGGGGACTTCCAAGTGTTGCTCGACATCCGCATCTTCTGCGAGGATTGCGGAACCCAGTTTTCCGTCGACGAACTCCTCTCTAGGGAGGGCTGTGACTGCACCCGTGCCGAGCCTCCCCACGAGCAAGCAAAAAGAGAATAA
- a CDS encoding Kinetochore-Ndc80 complex, subunit Spc25 (PFAM: Kinetochore-Ndc80 complex, subunit Spc25~KEGG: hbo:Hbor_36770 chromosome segregation protein (SPC25, Csm1, Pcs1)): MTVLEGRNATNRTSLLKALMAVLGSDDISLKGDADEGRVELTLDDRQFTRSLERTNGNVISGGNPYLDNSTVADLFAFLIESNDARRAVARSDDLRELIMEPVDTEQIHREIRDLEDEKQRLDDEIDELDSLKADLPGLERERNRLESEIETKRERLADKEAELDSTDKEVTDSRKEKAELEDRLAELRTIRTTLEDVRANIETEEASLTALREERRVVEADLGELGEHPSEDVEELDSRMTRLRKRKQRLESEVNQLQSTIQFNEEMLGDEAERTAGAWVDVSEEGKDEPVTDQLVVDEETVHCWTCGSTTQRDQIEATLDQLRELRRDKLDNSRSIQDEIDELADDKDRLESQRRRRDELDARLDEIATEVDERTQRLEELGGRRESLTEEIGNLEVEIESLEEQEYSDVLDLHREANQLEFELGQLKDELSEFTSEIEQIENRLGDENDLLTRRDAVQNELESLRTRIGRVEKEAVVEFNEHMEAVLDTLDYNNLERIWIEQTEQEVKQGRRTDTKNTFDLHIVRQSDTGTAYEDTVDHLSESEREVTGLIFALAGYLVHEVHEELPIIILDSLEAIDSQRISALVEYLEQYTDYLLVALLPEDASALDSSYSRVRKI; encoded by the coding sequence GTGACCGTTCTGGAAGGGCGAAACGCGACGAACCGAACCTCACTCCTCAAGGCCCTGATGGCGGTCCTCGGCAGCGATGACATCTCGCTCAAGGGCGATGCCGATGAAGGTCGAGTCGAACTAACGCTCGACGACCGACAGTTTACGCGGTCGCTCGAGCGCACGAACGGTAACGTCATCTCGGGGGGCAATCCGTATCTCGACAACTCGACAGTTGCCGACCTGTTCGCGTTTCTCATCGAGTCGAATGACGCACGGCGCGCCGTTGCGCGTAGCGACGATCTCCGCGAGTTGATTATGGAACCCGTCGATACCGAACAGATCCATCGGGAGATTCGCGATTTGGAAGATGAGAAGCAGCGCCTCGACGATGAAATAGACGAACTCGACTCGCTGAAGGCCGACCTCCCTGGCCTTGAACGGGAGCGCAATCGATTAGAATCCGAAATCGAGACTAAACGCGAGCGACTAGCCGACAAGGAAGCCGAGCTTGACTCCACGGACAAAGAAGTCACCGATTCCCGCAAGGAGAAGGCGGAACTCGAAGACCGGCTGGCAGAACTCCGCACCATCCGGACGACACTCGAAGACGTCCGGGCGAACATCGAAACCGAGGAAGCGAGCCTCACTGCGCTTCGGGAGGAACGGAGGGTCGTCGAAGCGGACCTTGGAGAACTCGGCGAACATCCGTCGGAAGATGTCGAGGAGCTCGACTCGAGGATGACTCGGCTCCGAAAGCGAAAGCAGCGCCTCGAATCGGAGGTCAACCAGCTCCAGAGCACCATCCAATTCAACGAGGAGATGCTCGGCGATGAAGCGGAACGCACCGCCGGAGCGTGGGTCGATGTGTCGGAGGAAGGTAAGGACGAACCGGTGACCGACCAACTGGTCGTCGACGAAGAAACTGTACACTGCTGGACCTGCGGGAGTACAACCCAACGCGATCAGATCGAAGCCACTCTCGACCAGCTTCGGGAGCTTCGGCGAGACAAACTTGACAACTCTCGTTCAATACAGGACGAGATCGACGAACTCGCCGACGATAAAGACCGGTTGGAAAGCCAACGGCGCCGGCGGGACGAACTCGACGCCCGACTCGATGAGATCGCCACTGAGGTCGACGAACGGACGCAACGCCTCGAGGAACTCGGGGGACGCCGCGAATCACTGACGGAGGAGATTGGTAATCTGGAAGTCGAGATAGAGTCGCTGGAGGAACAGGAGTACAGCGATGTTCTCGACCTTCACAGGGAGGCCAACCAACTCGAGTTCGAGCTCGGTCAACTCAAGGATGAGCTCTCCGAGTTCACCTCGGAGATCGAACAAATCGAAAACCGTCTCGGCGACGAGAACGATCTCTTAACGCGCAGAGACGCCGTCCAGAACGAACTCGAGAGTTTGCGCACTCGCATCGGACGAGTCGAGAAGGAGGCGGTCGTAGAGTTCAACGAGCACATGGAGGCGGTTCTCGACACTCTCGACTACAACAATCTAGAGCGAATCTGGATTGAACAGACGGAGCAGGAGGTTAAACAGGGCCGAAGAACGGACACGAAGAACACCTTCGACCTCCACATCGTTCGGCAGTCCGACACTGGGACGGCGTACGAGGACACGGTCGATCACCTCAGCGAAAGCGAACGCGAGGTAACGGGCTTGATATTCGCTCTCGCCGGCTATCTCGTCCACGAAGTCCACGAGGAGCTCCCGATCATCATCCTCGATTCGCTGGAAGCCATCGACTCACAGCGGATATCGGCGCTCGTCGAATATCTAGAACAGTACACGGATTACCTGCTAGTAGCGTTGCTCCCGGAGGACGCCTCCGCGCTCGACTCGAGCTATTCTCGGGTCCGCAAGATCTAA
- a CDS encoding transposase (KEGG: hma:rrnAC3387 transposase) → MRRLCFGCSMTQNNRLSRSCSWIDLAFVERERTPKPAIEVGVRLHLAGLSLSNTKRELEKLGVERSRTAIHNWVQKADLQPTSDTVPNQIAVDETVIRVNGERCWLYAAVNPATNEILHARLFQTLTTQLTVLFLRELREKQPVEQATFLIDGARHLQAALARLGLRFQYERHGNRNSAERVFCEVKRRTSSFANAFRNAELETAESWLQAFAVWHNSCQT, encoded by the coding sequence ATGAGGCGGTTGTGCTTCGGTTGCTCTATGACCCAAAACAACCGCCTCAGTCGTTCTTGTTCGTGGATTGACTTGGCGTTTGTGGAGCGCGAACGGACACCCAAGCCCGCGATTGAAGTGGGTGTTCGTCTCCATCTGGCGGGACTTTCACTTTCGAATACCAAACGAGAACTGGAGAAGTTGGGTGTCGAACGGAGTCGCACCGCCATCCATAACTGGGTGCAGAAAGCCGATCTACAGCCGACCAGCGACACGGTTCCGAATCAGATTGCGGTCGACGAAACAGTGATTCGGGTGAATGGTGAGCGGTGCTGGCTGTACGCGGCGGTGAATCCCGCGACGAACGAAATTCTGCACGCTCGGTTGTTTCAGACGCTCACAACCCAACTGACGGTGCTGTTTCTGAGAGAACTCCGCGAGAAACAGCCGGTCGAGCAAGCCACGTTTCTAATCGATGGAGCGCGACACCTTCAGGCGGCGCTAGCTCGGCTCGGGCTCCGATTTCAGTATGAACGCCACGGAAATCGGAATAGCGCCGAACGTGTCTTCTGCGAGGTAAAACGACGAACGTCCTCGTTTGCGAATGCGTTCCGCAACGCCGAGCTAGAAACAGCGGAGTCGTGGCTCCAAGCCTTCGCCGTCTGGCACAATTCATGCCAAACTTAA
- a CDS encoding hypothetical protein (KEGG: hla:Hlac_3173 hypothetical protein), with protein sequence MTLPTAVELPASLVEYDQWVCWREESRGEKPTKIPVNPHTGRYASSTDRETWGSFETARAYAVEGSADGIGFVFCEKDSFVGVDLDDARDPETETPADWAKSIIDELNSYTEVSPSGTGYHVLLEGNLPPGRNRRGGVELYEHARFFTVTGDHVETTPSEIIERTTALAGVYADHVADEHETQDQNEDASESESLERQQATRIDTGESGDQGIEKQSRESESSSSSDGVLLDEELLSKARGASNGAKFERLWRGNTSGYDSHSEADMALACLLAFWSSGDTRQMDRLFRRSGLMREKWEAVHYADGQTYGETTLKRAVSVTTDHYTPRTEQTTQRQDSQHEDYEQADQENNNQPSSIQSIEADSSTEAPTGAGGSGIMEESTVYAREKERIETIRVLEQQLRELEQENESLRHERNEERAKRKQLLDDTEPDAPSRITGWLRRILT encoded by the coding sequence ATGACGCTTCCAACTGCGGTTGAGCTTCCTGCATCGCTCGTCGAGTACGATCAGTGGGTGTGCTGGCGTGAGGAGTCGCGGGGTGAGAAACCGACGAAGATTCCAGTGAATCCGCATACTGGCCGGTACGCTTCGTCGACTGATCGTGAGACGTGGGGGAGTTTCGAGACTGCACGTGCGTACGCTGTCGAGGGGTCTGCGGACGGAATCGGGTTCGTCTTCTGTGAGAAGGATTCGTTCGTCGGGGTTGACCTCGACGATGCCCGTGACCCAGAAACAGAAACGCCGGCTGACTGGGCGAAGTCCATCATCGACGAGCTCAACTCCTACACGGAGGTTAGTCCGTCCGGGACGGGCTATCACGTTCTCCTCGAAGGTAATCTTCCTCCTGGTCGAAACCGTCGTGGTGGCGTCGAACTCTACGAGCATGCTCGATTTTTCACCGTCACTGGCGACCACGTCGAGACGACGCCGTCCGAGATCATCGAGCGTACGACTGCGCTCGCGGGGGTGTACGCCGACCACGTCGCGGACGAACACGAAACCCAAGACCAGAACGAGGACGCCAGCGAATCCGAGAGTCTCGAAAGACAGCAAGCCACTAGAATTGATACTGGAGAGAGTGGCGATCAAGGGATCGAGAAGCAATCGCGTGAGTCTGAGTCTTCGTCCTCGTCAGACGGGGTTCTCTTGGACGAGGAACTGCTCTCGAAAGCAAGAGGGGCGTCGAACGGTGCGAAGTTCGAACGGCTCTGGCGTGGGAATACGAGTGGGTACGATAGTCACTCGGAGGCGGACATGGCGCTTGCGTGCTTGCTCGCGTTCTGGAGTAGTGGTGATACGCGCCAGATGGATCGACTGTTCAGGCGCTCGGGACTCATGCGCGAAAAGTGGGAGGCCGTCCACTACGCAGACGGACAGACCTACGGGGAAACAACCCTCAAGCGCGCTGTGAGCGTAACGACCGACCACTACACACCACGAACCGAGCAGACCACCCAACGTCAGGACAGCCAACACGAAGACTACGAACAGGCAGACCAAGAGAACAACAATCAGCCTTCGAGCATTCAGTCAATCGAGGCTGATTCAAGCACGGAAGCACCGACAGGCGCGGGAGGATCGGGCATAATGGAGGAGAGTACCGTGTATGCTCGTGAGAAAGAACGCATCGAGACCATTCGCGTACTCGAACAACAACTACGCGAGCTCGAACAAGAGAACGAATCGCTCCGTCACGAACGAAACGAAGAACGCGCAAAACGAAAACAACTCCTAGACGACACAGAACCCGACGCACCATCACGGATAACTGGCTGGCTCCGCCGAATCCTCACATGA